The genomic interval TCGACCAACCATATCTTTACCAATTTCTCTAGTCAAGATAAATTGTGCATTTTGATTTACTTCGACTACTTTGTCCCACATTTCATCTGGGTGCTCTGCTGCTGGCGCTCTAAGAATAGTTCCTGCATTGTTTACTAAAATATCAATCTGAGGAAAGTCAGCTTTGACAGCTTCAATAAAGGCATACAAAGACTCTCTATTACTAAAGTCACAAGCGTATCCTTTAAACTTTCTTCCTAAAGCAGTTACTTCTTTTTCAACTGCACTTCCTTCTGTTTCTAATGAAGCACTTACTCCAATCACGTCAGCACCAGCTTGCGCTAAACCAATAGCCATTGCTTTTCCAATTCCTCTTTTGCAACCTGTTACCAAGGCTACTTTTCCTTTTAAACTAAATGTATCTAAAACACTCATTATCTTTTTTTTTTAAATTATTTATTCTTAGTATTAAAAACGATTCCCGATACATTTCTTGCTCCTTTTCACTCCACAAAAAACACTCGAACAGACGTTTTTAATAATTACACTAACGGATTACAATTGGCAGTCCATCAATACTTTTAATCCTTCTGGATTTTTGTCGATGTTTTCAAAAACCTGTTGAATATTACTTAACGGTTGTACATCGGTAATCATTTGTTCAAAAGGCAATTCGTTGGCAGTGATCAATTCAATTGACTTTTCATAATCTTCTTTCTCGTAAACACGCGCTCCGATTAAGTTTAATTCTTTCCAGAAAAATTTAAACAAATCCACTTCTTTTTTAACCCCGTGTATAGCTACCATTACAATTCGCCCACGAATACCAGCTACCTCACACATGATATCTAAAGCGGGCTGTACACCAGCTACTTCAAATACAACATCAGCTCTGCGGTTTTCCGTTTTGCTCTTTACATATTCAACTAAATCGACCTCAATTGGACTTACAGCGTCAAAACCAAGTTCTTTTGCTTTTGCAATACGATTTGGATTTACTTCTGAAATAATAACCTGCGCCCCTACTTCTTTAGCTACCATGGCTACTAATAGTCCGATTGGGCCTCCTCCTAAAACGACTGCTGTTTCTCCTCTTACCAATCCACTTCTGCGAACATCGTGTGTTGCTACAGAAAGCGGTTCAATTAGTGCCGCTAATTTTAAATCTGTAGAAGCTTTTAATTTATGAAGGACGAAAGTGGGCACATTCCAATATTGTTGCATCGCACCTTCACTATCAATTCCGATAAACTTCAACTCTTCACAAATGTGATTGAAACCTTTATCAGATGCTTTTACTTTTCTATCATCTAAAGGACGCACTACAATTTTGTCTCCCACCTCAAAATCCGTAACGCCTTCTCCAACTGCATCTACCACACCTGACATTTCATGCCCGATTGTTTCTGGAATACTTACGCGTTTGTCCATCATTCCGTGGTAAATGTGTACATCGGTTCCACATACTCCTACATAGGCAACTTTAATTCGTACTTCACCTTCAGCAGGTGCTACAATTTCTTTATCAATTACTGAAAAGGTTTTATTACCTTCATATCTAGTTGCTTTCAATTTATTTTTATTTTAATATTATTATTATTTATGCATGTTTTCAGCTTTCTCTTCTTTTCCTTTAACTGATTTTTCACCTGGAGCCACGTGAGTTGTTTTTCTTTCCGATGAGAAACGCATGATACTTTGATAATTCCAGTTGTTGTATTTATGAGTGAGTCCCCAACGCAAAGCTTCGGTTGGCTCTTTTTCATTATCGGCAGTTCTGTTTATACCAATGGCATGTGGAGCATCTTTTATAGAAGCTTTGATTTCAAAATTGATTCCGTCAGGTGACCACTGTATCGTGTTTTTTTCAGGTCCATCGGTCGTGATTAAGGAAGCAATTCCGCCATTATAAGGCCATACACAAATTTCGTGACCACTATTACTAATTGGGTTATAAGGTGATTTTACATAAGGGCCAAGAGGATTATCTGCTATAGCAACCCCATGACGAATTTGACGACCACCGAAAGTCATTTCTTCTCCCATTTGTTCCCCTTTGTAATACAAATAGAATTTTCCTTTATAAGGCAAAATACAAGGGTCGTGTGTTTTATGACTATCAAAATCCCCTTTTTTCTCTACCAGAAAACGGTTGTCTTCCGTACCTTTCCATATACCATTTTCAGCTGGGGCCAACACTGGAGCATCCAATTTTGTCCAAGGACCATCTGGCGAAGTTGACCAAGCCATACCTACTTTTTCTTTTACACGTACATTGTATATTCCTTCGACAGTTTGGTAGCATAAATAATATTTTCCATCCCATTTCATGATTTCAACAGTAAAAACCGAACGATCATCGTAAGAACCTTTTTTCCCTCTTGCCACTGCTATGCCTTCTTCTTTCCAAGTCCAACCATCTGTAGAAGTAGCGTACCAAATATCACATCGATCCCACGGAAATACTTTTTTATTTTCCATATCCCCACCAAAACCTTCAGTAGGTCCGGTGCTTTTAGAATACCACACATAATACTTGCCGTTTTCCTGGATAATTCCACTTGGATCACGACGCACTACTCCCTCTTCATAAGCCAAATCACCTTTTAAGGTTTGTGGTTCACCAAATTCAATAAACCATTCGTTTCCTAAAGATTGATCCCATTTTAAGGCTCTTTTAGTAGCCGCACTTAAATGATCAACATCTTTAATACCATATTTGTCTTGATATTTTATAGCCAATTCTCTAAGCTCTTTCTCCTCTTTTTTAGACTGAGCTGTAGCCGATGTAAATGCCAACCCTAAAGAGAGCATGCCCATCATTACTGTTCTTGTTGTAGTATTCATACGTATCGTTTTTTTTAATTAGTTTATTTTTGAGTAATTTTTATTGTATTGCTTTCTAGATTGCTTGTTTTAGCTTTTATACTAATGTTTGAAGATTGGTCTTTTTTGGATTGTATAATAAATAGGCATCTTCCTTGACTCAAGACAATTTTATTAGACTGAAAATCCTGTACATTACCCACAGCTCCATTATCAATCCCTAGAACTTTAGCTTTTCCTTCAACCGTAAAGCTAATCTCAGGATTAAAAGTTTTTATTGGATTACCATCAGCATCAACAACTTGAGCTACAATGTGAGCCACTTGATAACCGTCTGCATTTATCAATGTTCTATCCGTTGTCAACTTAATAGCATGGGGTTTTGAAGGCGTTATTAATTTCGTTTGAACAGTTTTTCCTTTATGAGTGCCTTTAGCGTAAAGTGTACCTTTCTGATACGGAACAGACCACTTGTAAATATGATCTTCAAAATCTGCCAATTTTTTCTTCCCAAGAGACACTTCATTCAAAAACAATTCTACTTCATCACAATTGGAATAAATTTCTACTATTGTTCTAGTACCGTTTGCATACTCCCAATGTTCATTTACATCTTGCCAAACCCATAGCGCTGTTTCCCAGGCACCTTTTTTCTTTTCAACAGGCTGCCCTGTTTTTTCATCAACTTTATAATTTGATTTTTCTTCTGTTTGGGTAGCAATGTATAATTCAGGTGCATCATTCCATAGCGACTTCATCATGTGGTAAGAAGGCTTTTCAAATCCCGCAAAATCAAGCATACCGCTGTCAGTTCCTTTTTTTGGCCATCTTTTGTTAGATTCTCCCAAATAGTCAATTCCAGTCCATAAAAAAGTTCCAGATACAAACGGACGATCCAATATGGCTTTCCATTCATGCCATTGTACCAAATTCTCAGTACCCATTATAATTTTATTTGGATAGTTTTTATGTCCGTAGTCATACATTACGCGACGGTAACTGTAGCCCAAAATATCTACTGCATCTCCAAAACCGTTTATATGACTAACCGATGGCAATATGGAATTTGCAATAACATATCGGGTTGTATCCATTTCTCTCGTCCATTTTGCCAATTTATGAGCTGTTTCACCAATATTGTATTTTTCTTTTGGACTGGTTTCATACCTTCTCTTAATTTCTTCTGGACCAATAGGTGGAATAGACCAGAAATAATTACCATCCCAATTCATATTAAAGAAACCCGTTGCATCAACTGATCTTTGATATGTCCACTCTATTTCGTTACCAATGCTCCACTGAAAAATTGAAGCATGATTTCGGTCGCGTAACATCGTGTTTTTTAAATCACGTTCTGCCCAGTCCTGAAAATGTTCGCCATAACCACGTGTAATGTAATCTACCGACTTCTCTTTCATATTCAAGCGTTTGTCTTTTGGATTATCCCATTCGTCAAAAAACTCATCTTGAACCAGAAATCCCATCTCGTCACACAAATCGATAAATTCTGCCGATCCTGGATTATGAGAAATACGAATCGCGTTTACTCCTGCTTCTTTCAACTTCACAAAACGTCTTCTCCAAACATCCTTAGGCACAGCAGCACCAACCAATCCTCCATCATGATGCAAACACACTCCTTTTATTTTCATGTTTTTGCCATTCAAATAAAAACCAGTGTTAACATCAAACTTTATAGTACGCACACCAAAAGTCGTAATCGTTTCATCAACCGATCGTCCATTTTGTCGAATCGTGATTTTTGCATGATAAAGGTTGGGAGAATTCACATCCCATAAAGCAGGATTTGCAATAGTTGTTCTTAGCGCTAGTTCTTTTTCTTTTCCTGCATTCAAGCTAAGTTTCGTCGTTTCTTCTGCTACCTTCTTATTAGTAGCGTCTAGAATTTCGGCAACTACTTCAAAATCCTGAGTCGTATCAAAAGCATTCTTTACTTTAACTTCTACATTTACTTCACTTTTTTCTTTTGTAACTGCAGGAGTTGTGATATAAGTACCCCAAATAGGAACGTGCAATTTGTTTTTGGCAATTAATTTTACATTTCTATAAATTCCCGAACCTGTATACCAGCGGCTGTCAGCGTATCTTGAATGATCTACCTTTACTTTCACCGTATTTTTATTATCACCTATATAAGGAGTGATGTCATAATAAAATGGAGAATATCCATAAGGATGCTCACCCAGCTTTTGATCATTTAACCAAACTTCGCTGTTATTATAAATTCCATCAAAAAGAATATAATGTAAGGTATTGGATTCTTTACCTAGTGAAAAATCTTTTTCATACAAACCAATTCCACCTACTTTATATCCAGTAGCTCCTTCTCCTTTAATAGAGTCAAAACTAAAAGTGGCACTCCAATCATGCGGTAAATTAATTTCTTCCCAGTTATTCACACCCGCCTGTTCTGCTCTTTCCAATTTAAACCTCCAGTCAAAATTAAAATCAGAACTAGTCCCGTCTGTTTTTGAAGCTGTACAACCATATAAAGCCATACACAATATACTTCCGTAAGAAATCTTTTTCAGTACATTATACCTCTTCTTTTTTAAATTCTTTTTCACTCTATGTTTTTTTAATTAACTATAAAGAGATTGTTTCTCTTTTAACTATTTGTGTTTTTTTATTGAGTTTCATTATTCTTTTATTCTGAACATGACAGAATAATCAAATAGACAATCCAAATAAAAAATTAAGTATCGGATTACATTAAGCAACAATGATCGTTAGTATATTTATTTCACAAATTCATTTCGCAACAAATTTGTCTTTTAATATAAAATTATATATATCATAATTTAAATAGATTTAAATAGCACAATACATATAAAAACCTTTTATTTTTTATGAATAAACAGCATTAGCAAATATGGTGATAATAAGAGATATAGTAACATATAAGCAACTAGACATAAACTGAACATTGCTAAAATCGAGAGGTATTGCACACAAAATAAACTAGACAATTTTTATATTGCACTTGTTATTAAGTACAATACTATAAGCAAACCCCATTAACTTACATTTTTTTCATATAAATTTAATCATCAAGATTTATGAAATTCCTATTTAACCGACAAGCACCCGTAAAAAGAAAAAAACCAAAGAAATTTGAATTCATTCATTCTTTGAATTTAAAAAAGTATTTTACTCTACTTATTGTACTCTTTTTTTCATTTTCGACAACCGCCCAGAAAACATATAAAGAAAATGAGTACCTCCGAAAAGCCAAAGCCATAAAATATATTGACTCGAAAAAAGCCATTTATTATTACAAAAAAAGTATTGAAAAATATAAGATAGAAAAAGACACTTTCAACTTAATACACAGCATAAGCGAACTTGCCGATTTATACGGACATAGTGTCGATTATGGAAATTCCTACGATTTGTACTGGAAAGCATTATTACTTGCTGACCAATCTAAAGACGATTTCTCCAAAGCCACTATATACCATGCTTTGGGCTGGCTTTATAGTTTTTACCAACGGGATGATGAAGCCTTAAAATATTTTACCCTTTCTCATAAATTAAAAGAAAAACTCGTTGCTGCAAATGAAATGGATAACGGATACATTGTGAGCGATTATTTTGCATTAGTAAATTTTTATCGTGTAAATGGGAATTACAAAATGGCCAAAATTTACCTTGATAGCTGCTATATCTCCAAACAAAAAACAAAAAACAAAGCCAACAATGGCTATATCGAGGCCGAAGCTGGTTTTCTTGCCGCTACTGATAAAAAGTTTGATGCCGCTATTTCAAAATTACTAGAGGCAAAAAATTATTTTGAAAAAAACGACAAATCCTACCTTATTATTATCAATTCTTTATTAGGAAATGTATATAAAATGAAAGGAGATTATACTCAGAGCGAAATTTATTTAGAAAAATCATTAGCCTTATCCAAAATATACAAAAGCCATGCGAATTATAAATTAATGGATCATACTGCTCTGGCCACAGTTTACTCTAAAAGCAACAAGTACAAACTTGCTTATTTTCATGCAAATGAAGCTATGACATTGAATAATAAAATATTTGGCCGAAAAAGCAAGAACAATCAGCACTTATTTGAAATAAATGACAAATACCGCATTCAAAAGCAAAAGGAAAAAGAACTATTAAAAGAACAGCATATAAAAGAACTGGAAAGCGAAGAAAATATTTGGTTTCTCAAATCGACAATCATGATAATTGTAATTCTATTTTTAATAATCTACGGGCATCAGCTGTTTAAAAACATTCGCAGAAAGCATCTTGCCGAAAAAGAATTATTAGCAAAAAAACAGGAGTTAGAGCTGATAAAAAATAGTGAGATTTTAGAATTAAAAAATAAGGAACTCACGTCATCTGCCTTACAGCTAATTGAAAAAGAGGAATTTATAGAAAAACTAAAGAAAAGCATTACCGAAAACAAAGAGAATATTGACAGCACCTCTATAAACAATATGCTAAAAACTATTCAAGGTTCTTCTGCAAGTAACTGGAAAGAATTCGAAGCCCGATTTACTGCCGTGAACCAAAGTTTTTATAAAAACCTTAAAGAGAAATATCCAGATCTGGGGCAAACTGATCTCAAAATATGTGCTTTGGTAAAGCTTAATTTTTCCAGCAAGGATATGTCCTCTCTATTAGGTATCTCTTTCGAAAGCGTACACACCTCAAGATACCGTTTACGCAAAAAGTTTAAGCTGGATAGAAATGAAAATTTAGCCGATTTTATTGCTTCACTTTAATCCATACTACACAATAGGAGACAAATAATCCAAATTAAACTGATATATACTGTCTTTTTACCTTTTAGCAATTAAAATCTTTTTAATGTGCGTCAACTATATGAGGAAATAATCTAACGCAGAATCTTGGCATAAAAATAAAATCCAAAATCAACTGCAAAACGCATATAAACTTAATACTAATAACTATAAAACAACCTCAATTCTGAAAATTAACCTGAATTCATCAAAGATTTATATAAAAACCAAATTTAATTTTACGAGTTTATTTTTAGTTATTCTTTAACTGAAAAAATCCAGACAAAATAGTACTATATAAGCAGTATTTTATCAAAAATTGAGTTTTGTCAAGATATAGTTGTGTCTAGTTTAGTTAGTTCAGTTGTTAAACGCCTTATTTTACTAAAAAAAATGCATGTCTGTTCAGTTTATATCTAGTTTAAAAAAAACCATTGATAATGTCATTTAAGTAATTTAGCAATCGATAAAATACGAAATCAATAAAAAATCCGGACTAAAATTTCATTATCAAAAAAAAAAAAAAAAAAAACTAACCGTCAATTAATTTAACTACCAAAACTTTATGAAAAAAGAGTATAACTTTTGGAAAAAGACATTCCTTATAATGTTTTTTCTCTTGTTTCTTTGTGCATTCGATGTGAGTGCACAAAACAAACTTACTGGAAAAGTAAAAGATGAAAGTGGGCTACCAATACCAGGGGTAACAATTAAAATCCAGGGATCTACAACTAGTACCTCTACAGATATGGATGGAAGCTATGAAATGGAGGTGAGTGAAAAACAAACCTTAGTTTTCTCATTTATGGGATACAGAACACTCACAAGAACTGTTGGCACTACTAAAAAGTTAGACATTCAGATGCAGCCTGATACGCAAATTTTAAATGAAGTTGTGGTCGTAGGTTATGGAACTCAAAAGAAAAAAGAGGTTACAGGTGCTGTTGCTACCGTAAAGGCAGACCTTATTGCGAAAGCTCCAGTAGCAGATGTTGGAGAATCATTACAAGGCCAAATTGCTGGGGTTAACGTTCAGGCTGCTAGTGGGCGTCCTGGTGAAGCAACTAATATCCAAATTAGAGGAGTTGGTTCATTGACAGGTTCATTAGAACCATTGTATGTAGTGGATGGAATTCCTTATCAAAGCAACCCAAATATCTCACCTGATCAAATTGAATCATTAGACGTATTAAAAGATGGTGCTGCTGCCTCCGTTTATGGTACTAGAGCCTCAAATGGTGTTATCTTGATTACTACTAAAAGAGGTAAAAAGGGAAAAATTAGTATAGATTTCAATGCTTATTCGGGTATCCAAAATATTACTTCAGGTACACCTTTAATGAATACTCAGCAGCAATTGTTTGAGGATTATACAACAAAGGCAATGTTGTCTAGCCAGTTACCAACTTTTTTTATTACAACACCAGAACTTTTAGACTATGATAGTGACTACGTTGGCGACGTACAAAACAACAATGCTTTAATTACTAATTACGGACTAGGTGTTTCTGGTGGAACACAGGATTTAACATTGAATTTTAATTCAAATTATTATAACCAAGAAGGAGTTTTAATTAACTCTGATTTTGATAGATTAAGTAACCGCATTAATGGTCAATTTACAAAAGGTAAATTCAAAGCGTTTGTAAGTATGGGGATGACTGTAGAAAATAGAACGCAAGAACCATGGTCTTTATATGAATATGCTATTGGACAAAGACCATGGCAAATTCCATTAAGCGATGTACAGGGATCCGGGTCTAGTGTTGATTATCCTGTAGAAAATGCTATTTATTATGGCTATTTGGCAAGAGAATTACAAAATGTTGACAAAAGAAAAGTTACATCAAGCAATATTGCCGTTAATTTACAATATGAAATAGTAAAAAACTTAACCTATAAATTAAATATAGGTAAAAGTAATTGGGATTATAGAAGGTCTTTTTTCCGTCCACAAGTATTGGTATATGGTCTTGATGGCTCATATAATGCAACTGCCTCAAGAGCGGATGCATTATTGAACGAAGATTACACTTTTACAGACAGATCTACTATAGAAAACATCCTGGATTATAAATTAAATTTAGGTAAACATTCTTTGAACTTTACTGGAGTAGCCTCACGCGAAGAATACAATTCGAAACAAGTTGGTGTAGGTGTAATTGGTTTATTAAGCAATGAAACGCCTTCTTTAGGTTCAGGTCAGGCAGGAACAAAACCAACAAGTTATGATTACACAAATAGCATTAGTGGTTTATTAGGTAGAGTACAATATAACTACAATGATCGTTATTTAATATCAGCTAGTATTAGACGAGATGGTTCCTCAAACTTTGGACCTGATAACAGGTACGGTACTTTCCCGGGTGTTTCTGCTGGTTGGAATATATCTGAAGAAAAATTTTTCAAGGATGGTGCTATCAACAAAGTAGTAAACAGCTTAAAATTAAGGGCAAGTTATGCTCAGTTAGGTAACCAAAGTATCCCTCCATATACGTATGCGGGTCAAATTGAGTCAGGTGTAAATTACTTATTTGGTTCAGATCAGTCATTAGCAAATGGAGCTATACAAAGACGTTTCTCTAATCCAGATGTAAAATGGGAAACAAGTATTTCAAATAATATTGGATTGGATTTAGCTATGTTTCAAAACAAGTTAACTTTTACTGCTGATATCTACAAGAATGACAAAAAAGATATGTTATTGCCTCAGCAAACTCCTGCGTCTGGTGGTACGTACAATCCCAACGCAGTCGATGTGTATAGCCCAATCATTGTCAATGCTGGAAATATGACTAACAAAGGTATTGAGCTAGCAATGAGCTATAAAAACCAAATGGGAAATGGTCTCAAATATAATATTTCTGGAACTTTTACTAAAAACGTAAATGAAATAACTAACCTTGATGGCATTGAAAGAGGTTATGGTAACGGACGTCCTACCAATTCATTAGGGAATGCTGTAGATTTTACTACATTCTTTGCAGTAGGTCATGAAGCTGGCGCTTACTTTTTACTAGAAAATGCAGGTGTTATAAAAGACGACGCAACTTTACTTGAGTACAAAAAAATAGAACCAAGTGCAATTTTGGGTGATATGCGCTACATTGATCAAAATGGTGACAATAAAATCACTGACGATGACCGTGTATATGCGGGTTCTGGTCAGGCAAAATTTGAATCAGGGTTGAATTTAGATCTAACGTACAAAAGTTTCGATTTTGGAATTCAGACTTATTTTTCTTACGGAGCTAAATTATTCAATGGTTCAAGATATTTTGCATACACACAAGGGAGACATTTAGACCAATATTCTATGTGGTCTCCTGAGAACCCTACTTCTGATGTGCCTTCAGACAGAGGAAATGCTTATCACAATAACGTTAGAGCAAGTTCTGATTATTGGTTAGAAGATGGTACCTACTTCAGAATTCGTAATTTAACTTTAGGTTATTCATTACCTGAATTGCTTATGACTCAGTACGGAATAAGTAAAATAAGATTGTATGTTACAGGTATGAACCCTTTCACTTTTACAAAATATACTGGTTACGATCCTGAAGTTGGTGGAAATGGAATCAGTACACGTGGTGTAGATAGCGGTAGTTATCCTGTTTCGAGAAGATTTGTGCTTGGTTTACAGGTTAAATTTTAACAACTTAAAATTAAATTAAAATGATACATAGAAAAATAAATATAAAAGTAAAACTAGCATCATTAGCGATATGCACTGTTTTACTTACTTCAGGTTGTAATGATGAGGATTTTTTGACTCAGGTAAATCCAAATACAATTACAAATCAAACTTTTTGGAAAACTACAAAAGATTTTCAGTCAGCCTTAACTACAGTTTATGGGGCTTTACAATTTCAATCAATAAGCGGTAATGGCCTAATTGAAGATGAAATTATGGCAGACTTAGGGGGTACTGAATCTTGGTACAGACCCTATGCTTACAGAAATTTCACTTTTAACGATGCCAGTGAAGCGGTCACTAACAAATGGGCAAATTTGTACACTGGAATATTTAGAGCCAATCAAGTAATAGAAAAAATTCAATCTGCTGACCCAAGTATTTTTGCTGCCGGTGAAAAAGAAAGTATTGAAGGCCAAGCCCGTACCTTAAGAGCTTTCTTCTATTTCTTAGTAGCTAATACTTATGGAGGAGCTGTTATTCATACAGAAGTTCCGCAAACAAAAGCAGATTTTAATGTAAAATTTAGCTCAATCGCAGAGGTTAATAGCCAAATTATCATTCCTGATTTGGAATTTGCTAAAGCCAATCTGCCAGAAACATGGTCTGGTAAAGACTTAGGTAGAGTTACTTGGGGTACCGCTACTTCTATACTTGGAAAAGTATATTTATTTGACAAACAATGGGGACCAGCTGCGACTGAATTTAAAAGTGTAATTGATTCAGGTGTTTATAGCCTGACTGCGAATATCATGGATAATTTTGATGAAGAGCACGAATTTAATAGTGAGTCAATTCTTGAAGTTGCCTATAGTGCAACTGAAAATCCAGGTGCTAACGGAAGTAATGTTGACGACACACCTTATGCAGCTGGAGCAGAAGCTTCAAATTTAGCTGTAGGGCTAGCGCAATTAAATTATGGTGGATTTAATACGATATTGCCTTCTTATTTCTTACACGAATTATACACTAATGATGCGGTAGATGTCACAAATCCAATAAACACTACTAATTTACAGTCTAAACGTCTTACTGCTACTATTGCCCCAAAAAATCTTGAAGGACAATATTATTTAAGAAATGTAGCTGAATTAAAAGGTTGGGGTTATGGTCAAAGTGCCTATGTTAAGAAATATACTAACTGGTATCATTTGGCTAACGAGGACGGAAACTCTAGAAGCGGAATTAACTGCAGGCAAATTAGATTGGCAGATATTTATTTAATGTATGCTGAAGCAGTTCTTAACAGCACTGGCGATGTAAATGAAGCTATTAAGTATATTGATTTTGTTAGAACTCGTGCGGGTGTAATTACATTAAAACAATATTTAGCAACAAATAGTAATACGTTTCCACAATTACATATAAGCAAAGAAGTACATGGTAATCAACCTTTAGTACCTCCTACAAAAGAAAATGTTTTAACACATATTCATAGAGTAGAAAGACCGCTTGAATTGGCTTTTGAAGGTCATAGATGGAAAGACTTAGTACGATGGGGAATTGCAAAATCTGTTTTCACTGAATTACTTGCAGATGAAAATTGGAGAGTGAAAAATTTTACAACTATAGCTAACAAAGCACCATTGTATATTATAGAAAGAATCAGGGATGATTTCAAGAATGCTGCTGTAACTTATACTCCAGCTAAAAATGATTATTTCCCTATACCATCGGTTGAGAGACAAACAAATAGTCAATTAAACAACTAATTTCAATACCACTTAAATTATGAAAACAAAACTTAAAATAGTAATTGCACTATTTCTTGTTGCAATAGGGTTATATTCATGTAGTGACATTTATGATTCTATCGATTTGAATGCGGCCAACAGCAGAATTATTGTTAGTTCACAAATGGACTATGGAAATAAAATTAGGGT from Flavobacterium sp. YJ01 carries:
- a CDS encoding RagB/SusD family nutrient uptake outer membrane protein is translated as MIHRKINIKVKLASLAICTVLLTSGCNDEDFLTQVNPNTITNQTFWKTTKDFQSALTTVYGALQFQSISGNGLIEDEIMADLGGTESWYRPYAYRNFTFNDASEAVTNKWANLYTGIFRANQVIEKIQSADPSIFAAGEKESIEGQARTLRAFFYFLVANTYGGAVIHTEVPQTKADFNVKFSSIAEVNSQIIIPDLEFAKANLPETWSGKDLGRVTWGTATSILGKVYLFDKQWGPAATEFKSVIDSGVYSLTANIMDNFDEEHEFNSESILEVAYSATENPGANGSNVDDTPYAAGAEASNLAVGLAQLNYGGFNTILPSYFLHELYTNDAVDVTNPINTTNLQSKRLTATIAPKNLEGQYYLRNVAELKGWGYGQSAYVKKYTNWYHLANEDGNSRSGINCRQIRLADIYLMYAEAVLNSTGDVNEAIKYIDFVRTRAGVITLKQYLATNSNTFPQLHISKEVHGNQPLVPPTKENVLTHIHRVERPLELAFEGHRWKDLVRWGIAKSVFTELLADENWRVKNFTTIANKAPLYIIERIRDDFKNAAVTYTPAKNDYFPIPSVERQTNSQLNN
- a CDS encoding TonB-dependent receptor translates to MFFLLFLCAFDVSAQNKLTGKVKDESGLPIPGVTIKIQGSTTSTSTDMDGSYEMEVSEKQTLVFSFMGYRTLTRTVGTTKKLDIQMQPDTQILNEVVVVGYGTQKKKEVTGAVATVKADLIAKAPVADVGESLQGQIAGVNVQAASGRPGEATNIQIRGVGSLTGSLEPLYVVDGIPYQSNPNISPDQIESLDVLKDGAAASVYGTRASNGVILITTKRGKKGKISIDFNAYSGIQNITSGTPLMNTQQQLFEDYTTKAMLSSQLPTFFITTPELLDYDSDYVGDVQNNNALITNYGLGVSGGTQDLTLNFNSNYYNQEGVLINSDFDRLSNRINGQFTKGKFKAFVSMGMTVENRTQEPWSLYEYAIGQRPWQIPLSDVQGSGSSVDYPVENAIYYGYLARELQNVDKRKVTSSNIAVNLQYEIVKNLTYKLNIGKSNWDYRRSFFRPQVLVYGLDGSYNATASRADALLNEDYTFTDRSTIENILDYKLNLGKHSLNFTGVASREEYNSKQVGVGVIGLLSNETPSLGSGQAGTKPTSYDYTNSISGLLGRVQYNYNDRYLISASIRRDGSSNFGPDNRYGTFPGVSAGWNISEEKFFKDGAINKVVNSLKLRASYAQLGNQSIPPYTYAGQIESGVNYLFGSDQSLANGAIQRRFSNPDVKWETSISNNIGLDLAMFQNKLTFTADIYKNDKKDMLLPQQTPASGGTYNPNAVDVYSPIIVNAGNMTNKGIELAMSYKNQMGNGLKYNISGTFTKNVNEITNLDGIERGYGNGRPTNSLGNAVDFTTFFAVGHEAGAYFLLENAGVIKDDATLLEYKKIEPSAILGDMRYIDQNGDNKITDDDRVYAGSGQAKFESGLNLDLTYKSFDFGIQTYFSYGAKLFNGSRYFAYTQGRHLDQYSMWSPENPTSDVPSDRGNAYHNNVRASSDYWLEDGTYFRIRNLTLGYSLPELLMTQYGISKIRLYVTGMNPFTFTKYTGYDPEVGGNGISTRGVDSGSYPVSRRFVLGLQVKF